From the genome of Gemmatimonadota bacterium:
CGATTGCCGAGGTTGGCGCCGAGGGTCGCGGGGGCGCGCGAGCCAAGCGTGAAGGCGGCGTTGCCGCTCACCACGGCGATCCATCGGGAATCGGGCGAGAACGCGATCGTGTGCGGATCGTCGAGCGTCGTGACCAATCGCTCGCGACCGATCGGTACGGTGCGAATCATCAGTCGATTCTCGCGGATGTAGGCGAGCGAACGCTTGTTCGGCGACCACGCCGGCGAGTGGGGTGCGCCGCGCACCGAATCGAAGGCGATCAGCACGCGCGTCGCGCCGCCGAGTGCGGGAACCCCGTAGATCGCGTCGCGACCGCCGATCGCGAGCGTCTGCCCGTCGGGGGACCAGCGTGGCGTGCGCAATGGACCGGGGAGGTCGGTGGCGACTTCGATCGGCCGACCGCCCGCCATCTGGCGGACATAGATCCGCGTGTTGCCGGCCTGCCCCGCCGCGTAGGCGATCATCGTGCCGTCGGGGGAGAGATCGGGATCGAGCTCGAGCGTGGCGTCGGCCGTGATGTGCGTCGTGCGTCCAGTGACCACATGTGGGCCTGATCCGAAGAGACGGTCGCGGAGCAACCACACAGTGGTGCCGAGCAGTGCGATGCCAATCACAACGGCAGGCCACCGACGTCGACGCGGCAACGGCAGCGCCGTCGTCGCCGGTGTCGCGTGATGCACCTCGACCGCGGCCTCGATGTGAGGTGGCAGGGCCACGGCCGTCGGCGGGGCGAGCTCCGGGGCCGCGATGGTCGGCGTGCGGTCGGTCCGCAGCCGCTCCGCGAAATCGGCCACCGACTGGTCAGGCGGTGCATCCAACTCCTGCTCCAGCAGCATCGCGTGCACCCGCGCGTGCTGCACGGCGCCCTGTCGGTCACCACTCGCCGCCAGCGACTTCATCAGGCCGATCGTCACGCGCGCCGAGAGCGGCTCGGCGGCCGCGAGCCGACGCCACCACGCCACCGCCGCGGCGTGGTCGTCGCGCGCGTCGGCGGCGGTGGCCAATCCTTCGAGCATCGCCGCGTGGCGGTGGTGCAAGGCGCTCCGCTCGGCGTCGACCCAGCGATTGAATTCATCCGCATCGTCGAGGACCACGCCATCGAGGAAGGGGCCGGTGTAGAGCGACGCGGCGTCCTCGGCACGGTTCTCCTGCAGCGCCTGCTCCAGCAGGATGGTGTCGGCGGTGATCCGCTCGGGATCTAGGAGCAGGGTCTGCTGTCCGGTGATCACGTCGTCGTCGCCGAGGTCGCGGCGGAGGGCGTAGAGCGCCTGGTTCAGCGTGCGGCGGGCGTGCTCCTCGTCGTGATCGGGCCAGAGGAGGGCGATGATCTTCTCGCGGGCCACGCCGCGCTCCCCGCCACGGGCCAGGAGGGCGAGGATCGCCAGGCGGCGTCGCTGGGCGGCGGCCCCCGTCATGACGGTGGAGTCGCGGGCCACCGAGAGGCCGCCGAGGGTACGGATGATGAGCATCAGAGGGTGGGATGGGGGAGAGGCACGCTAGAGGGTACCGGCCCGACGGAGAGTGCGCAAGTCGTGGCGGGGCAACGAGTTCCAGTCAGGTGATTCTCAGGTGACTGGGCGGTGGCGCCGGCTCCTAGCTTGGCCCTCGTCTGACCGGACCAATCCGGCGACCCCGAGGGCAGTCCCCTCGTGCACGATACCAGTTCTTCCGGAGCTTCCAATGACCTCGACCTTCCGCCGTCACGTCTTGTTGCCGACCGTCCTGTTGGGTGCGCTGCTCACCACCGCCTGTGGCGACGACAGCGTGGCCGGCCCGAGCGCCAACGACGCCGTCCTCTCGATCCACAACGGGTCGAACAACTCGGTGATGTTCATCCGGACGCGCCCCTGCGGCGCCACCGCGTGGGGGAGCGACATCCTCGGCAGCGGCATCCTGTACAAGGGGGAGACCATCAACCGCACCTTCGCGCCGGGGTGCATGGACATCCGGCTCACGCCGTCCGAGATCGGCGCTGACTACCTCTACATCACCAACGTGGTGCTCGAGGGTGGGAAGACCAAGTCGCTCAACGTGACGGCCTTTCCTGCGGAGTAACAGGTCACTCGAGGCAGTCCACCGCACCGGTCGCGCGTCCGCGGCCGGTGTGGTCGCTGCTCGGCACTACTCTGCCACGTACCGCCACGGCTGTCCCGGCCCCGCACGCCGCCACACCGTGAAGAACGGGAAGCCCTTCGCCTTGCTGCCATCGGCGGCGGGGGCGTTGGGGTAGATCATCCCGATCGTCACACCCAGGTCGCCGCTCGATGCGGCGATCACCCGATCAGGGCCCCACGATACCGGTGACGTCTTCGAGGTGTCACCGTCGCCGAGCTTGGTGCCGATCGCCTCGGCGCCGAAGGTAAACGCACTATCGGCCTGCGAGCCGAGGTTCATCGCATCGGCGCTGCCATGCTTGATGAAGGCGGGGCCGAGTCCCATCGTCTGCGCCTCGCGCGAGAAGGTCCGCTCGGCCTCGGCCAGCGACTCCTCGATGGCGCGCTGCGCGGCGGCGTCGGTGCGTGGCGCGATGTAGGCGGGGGGGATCGCGGCCATCCGCATCGTGGTGGGCATCACCGGCACGGGGGCCCGCAACCGCTTGTACACCGCGACCTGCCAGCCACGCGTCCCCTTGACCCAATAGGCGAGGTAGCGGAATGGCAGCGAAGTGCCGTCGGCATTGGCCTGCGTCATCGCACCGTAAGTGAAGCCCTGGGTGCCGTCGGCGGAAAGCCCGCCACGCATCGGGATCCAGCTGCACTTGGCGGTGGCGAAGCCGGGACTCGCCGCATAGAGGGCGAGGACGCTGTCGCGCCCCTGAAGTACGCCACGCGGACCGGCCGGAATGGTCACGTCGGGGGCGAACATCTCGGCCAGGACGGCGCCACAGCCGCGGACCTTGGCCGTCTCGGAGAAGCTGCGGTCGGCGCTGACCAGTGCCTTCACGAGCGCTTCGGGGGCGGGTTGCTGGGCGGGGAGGGACGCCGGGAGGATGAAGAGGAGGAGCGCGGCGGCGGTGGCGCGGATCGGCATCGGGGTCTCGAAGGTGTCAGGGCAAGGGCGTCCCTACGGTCGGCTGGCTGCCGTGTTTCCGGACGATACCGGTTCGGTCTTGCGTGGCGCCACGCGCTTCCCGTTCTCGTACATTCGGAGGTACTCTCCGTGACCTGCTCCGGAGCCCCCATGCCCCGCCGTCCTTCGATCCTTGCCGGCCTGACGCTCGCCACCCTGGCCACCATTCCTCGCACCGCGAGCGCGCAACGAGAGGGCGCGGACTTCGACGCCCTCGCCGTTCGCGTCACCGCCGGCGAGGCCAGCGCGCGCAAGGAGCTGATGCCGATTGCGCGGCGGATGCTGGTCGACTGGAACGGAACGCCGCGCCGCCCCGAGCCAGTGCGCGGGATGGTGACGGTATTCCTCGCGATGGCGCAACCGCTCACGCCGCTCGACCAACCCCCGCGCGAGAACGAGGTCGACTGGCGCGGCCCGGCGGTGCGCGCGTTGCGCTGGCTGGTGGCGGCCGACAGTGGCGACATTCCGAGCCTCGAGCGCTTGATGCGAATCGCGCCGTATCCCTACATCTGGCAGCCGCCGGAGAAGGAGCTGGCGCACCTGCGCGCGGCCGCCGCCCGACACGCCACGCTGCCGACGCGCCTCGGCCTTGCGTGGTTCGGCCTGGAGTTGGAGGTCGGCACGACGGCGGGTGCAGCGCGCGCACTCGCGCGGATCCCCGCGGACTCGATCTCGAGCGCGGTGCGTCAGCACCTCCTCACCCGGCTCGCCTACGCCGAGGGTGACTCGACGCGCGCACGCGACGCATATCGCACCGGGGCGCAGGCGATCGCCTCGGCGGGTGACGCTGCGTGGTTCTTCGGCGATCTCGATTGGTTCGCCAGCAGCGCGGAACGCACGCAGTGGCAAGCGTTGCCACTGCGGCCCGGGAGTCATGCGACGTGGCTCGCGGGTTTCTGGGATCGCCAGGATCTCGAGGACGGTCGCCTGCCGGGGTCGCGACTCGCCGCGCAGTTCGAACGGTGGCGGTTCGCGCTGCGCGAGTTTCGCTGGGATCTCGACGGCAGCGTCGCCGAAGGCCAGCCGGTGCCCCGGGCAGCGGCGATCGAGCTTGGATTGGGCGATTCGCCGTTTCCGAAGAGCGAGGGCACCGCGCAGATCATGTACGACAATCGCTACGCGCCCATCGATCGCGTGCTCGACGATCGTGGCCGACTCGTGATGCGTCATGGGCTGCCCACCGAGCGGATTCTCACGCCGGGGATCACCAGCATGGCGCAGGAGACGCTGGTCTGGTCGCGTGGCGATGGTCAGGTGGTCGTCTCCTTCTCTCGGCCGGCGATGAGCGGGACGGTCACGCGGCTCGGCATGCTCGCCCGCAACTATCCTGTCGGCGACTTGCTGACCATCTGTCGGCGTGATGCCCGGCTCTGCGTGTTGGCCGGGATTTCGTCGGATGGCGGACGCAACATGGCCGAGCGGATTCGCCAGGAATTCACTGCGGCCCGCGAAGTCGCCGAGCGGACGGAAGGAAACCCCGAGCTCTACCGGAAGGGGATGGCGGGGATCTTCCAGGCCTACGGCATTGCGGGGGGCGGTGTCCTGGTCGTGATGGCGTTGCCGGCCGATGCGTTGCGCAGTGGGAAGGGGAGCGCGGGGGAGCTGCTGGCGGAGTGGCGCGCGGTCATCGGTGACGCCACGACGGGGCGGATCGTCGCGACCCTCGACACGGTGCGGCGGTGGCGGGTGGATCCGTCGACCGTGAAGGGACGGTTCCTCACCGCGTACGCCGTCGTGCCTACGCCGCCTGGCGAATACACGGTGACGATGGTGGCTGGCGACGCTGCGCATCAGGTTGGTGCAGGCGGGCGCGTCGCGCCGGTGTCTGTCACTCCCCGGGACGGCCGGATCCTCCGGCTCTCCGATCCGATTCTCGGGCGCGCAGGGAGCGGGGTCACCTGGCAGCATGCGGGCGATGCCGTGTCGTTGAATCCGACGAATGCCTGGACGCGCGACGACGAGGCCCCACTCTATTACGAGCTCGATGGTCTGGTCGTCGGGCGGAGCTACGCGATCGAGGTCGAGATCTGGGAGGGGGGAGAGAAGGCGAAGGCGCCAGAGACGCGCGTCGGCTTCTCGCTCGTCGCGACGGCCGCGACCCACCGCGGGGAACAACTGGTTTCGTTCAAGCAGCTGAAGCCGGGCGACTATCGCCTGGTGCTGCGCGTGCGCGATGTGGTGGGCGGGACGGCCGTCGAGCGGAGTCGGAGTGTGGCGGTGCGGTGACGGCTAGGCGCGATCCTCGGGAACGAGCGCTGGCTCCACCTCGATTTCGTAGCACGACGGGCAGATGCCGTGACTGAACTGCGTGTCGGTGTGGGTCTGGATGTAGCCCTCCACGCTGTGCCAGTAGTTCTCGTCGTCGCGCACCTTCTTGCAGTACGAACAGACCGGCAGGATCGCCTGCAGCGTGCGCACCTCGGCGAGCGCGGCCTGGAGCTCGACGACCAATCGATCCCGCTCTTCCTCGGCCGCCTTCCGCCGGGTGATGTCGCGCGCCACGGAGTAGATCGTCTGCTTGTCGACATCCGCGATCGCATTCCAGACCAGCCACTTGTACGAGCCGTCGGCGCAGCGATAGCGGTTCTCGAAATGCACCGCGTGGCCGCCGGCGCGCACCTCGCGATTCTGCGCCAGGGTGCGCTCGCGGTCGTCGGGATGCACGAACTCGATCATCGGCCGTGACTGCAGCTCGGCGATCGAATATCCGAGGGTGCGTTCCCAGGCCGGATTGAGGTGCTGGAAGAAGCCGTCGAAGCGGGCAAAGCAGAGCATGTCGATCGACAGCTCGAAGAAGCGGTGTTCGGCGAGCTGGTCGGGGGTGGTGGGAATGTGCACGGGCGTGGTCATGGTAGAAAGGTAGTCCCCGACCGCGGAATTCCGATGACTGGAAATTGGTGACCGGGAGTTGGACGGTGAGACCGCGGGGTGGCCGGGGCACTCTCCATCGAGCCGGGCGCGTCGGCGACCGTTGGCGAGCATCTATCCGCAGGTTACACTCCGGTCCATGGCCGCCCAACGCCCCTATCATCATGGCAACCTGCGCGACGCGGTGCTCGCGGCAGCGCGTACCATGGTCTCGACGGAAGGCACGACAGGCTTGAGTCTGCGCGCGCTGGCGCGCCAGGTCGGTGTGTCCCACCCCGCCATCTACTCGCACTTTGCCGATCGCCAGGCGTTGCTGGCGGAGTTGAGCACCGAGGCCTTGCTGGCGCTTGGTCGGTCACAGCGGCATGCGCTCGCGAAGTCGACGACGTCCCTCGACGGGGTCGTGCGCCTTGGCGCAGCCTACTTCCGCTTCGGGGTGGCCGATCCGGGGCGTCTCCGACTCGCCTTCGCACCCGAGTTTGCGCAATCGGCCGGCTTTCCGGCACTTCGCGCCGCGGCCGATTCGGCCGAGGCGCCGGTGCTCGAGGCGGTCACGCGCGCGGCCAACGACGGGCTGCTGCCCCATGATGAAATTCGCCAGCGAGCACTGGCGCAGTGGGCGCTGGTGCATGGCTTCACGATCCTCGCCATCGACGGTCGGCTGACCGAGGGCCGGCTGTCGGTATCCGGCGCGGGGTTCGCATCGCTCCAGCGCGCCCTCGCCGTCTCCGTGCGCTTGCTGTACGGGACCCAGCCGTCGTAAGAAGCGCAGCGGCTGCGGCTAGGTCCGGCGGAGGCGACGGCTCAGCTTCCAGCCACCGAAGGCGAGGGTTGCCAGCAACAGCACGCCCGCCGCAACGACGAGCTTGGCGAGCAAGGCCAGGGTCCAGGTGCCGTGCAGGGAGATGGACTGACTCGCGAAGCCGGTGGTATCCACTGCGCCTGAGGCGAAGAAGCCGCCCACCAGTCGTGCGTACGCGTCCCCCTGAAACTCCCACAGGTCATTGTGCCCGGCATTGCGGAAGATCACTTGATGCCCGCGCGAGAGCTGAGGCAACAGCTCCCGCCTGGCGTACACCGCAGGCGTCGACACGTCGAGCGTGCCACCGATCAACAGTGTCTCGACGTCCGAAGCGGGTGTCGTCGCCGCATGGTCCGCCGGACGCACGATCGGCCAGCCACCGGAGGCCGTGACCGCGGTCCAGAAGACGGAGGACATGGGTGCCCCCATGATCGACCCCGGCGGATCGAATGCCTCGGGGCGTCCCCGCACGCTGTCAAAGTCCACGCTGCCCTTGGCGAACATGTCACCGAAGACCAGGTCGAACTGGGTGAGCTGATAGCCGGCGACCAGTGAGAGGGCGGCCAACCCGCTGGCGTCGCCCTGATCGGCGTCCACGAATGCGTCGAGCACCAACGGCGCACTCTCCTGGCTGAAGAGCAACTGGAACGCCGCCAGCAGCACCACGCCGCGGTGGATCGGAAACGGGCCCCATCGCGTCGGCATGTCGTGCACCACGCGCGACACGGCGGCGGGAAGATCCGGCGTGTTGGCGCGACATGCGGGGTCCTGGGTGCAGAGCCGGCCGTACTCCAGCAGCACCGTGTCCAGTTGCGCCGCTTCCCAGATGAACCGACCCGGGGGGTTGACGCCGACCATCACGGAGCGCGCCACGTGCTCGCGGTGCCGGTGCGCGTAGATCTGCGCGAGACGGGTGCCATAGCTCTCGCTGTACAGGAGGAGTCGGTCGATGCCAAGCGCCTCCCGCGCGGCATCCATGTCATCCACCACTTCATGCATCGTGTAGCCGACCAGATCCACGCCGTCGCGGCGCAGCCGGCTCGCGCATCGGTCCGTGGCAGCGCGCCGGTCGGCGATCGCCCGCGCGCTCAGCAGGTCGCCGATCGAGGTGGCGAGCGACTGCTCGAACTCGGGGCATGCCAGTCGCTCGCTGCCGTCGACGCCTCGAAATCCCACCAGGACGAAGTCATGGGTGTCGCGGCTCCACTCGGGTGGGCGCGTCCGCTGATTGGTGCCGCCCGGACCGCCGTTGAGGAAGAAGATCGGCAGGCCGGGGGTCGCCCCGCGTGCGCGAATGCGGATCACCGGAATGGCGATCAGCCGCGAGCCCGCGACGTCGCGCCGTTCGGGCACCGTCAGTGTGCCGCATTCGGCCGGGATCGAGTCGCGGTGCATGCATGGCTGCATCGTGAGGCCGCCGGGCGTCGTACCGATGACTGTTGTGGCACGAGGCGGCTCGGTGCGGCAGCCGGCGAGGGCCAGGCCGACGATGGCGACGACCAGGGCACGACCGCGGGCCGTCGGACGTGGCGCGCGCCCCTCCGGGGCGGGTGGAGTGCGGGCAAGCGACATGGCTGGTCTCGGTGTCCGGTGACAAGGTGAGCCGCCACGGCGCAGGCGTTGCGCACGGGCGTGCCAATATGACCAGTGGTAAGATACCCCGGCGCCATGGTCAGGCAAGTCGGACGCCTCACTGCGCACCCCTCATCCCCGCCCCCGTGCCTCCACCGCGCTCGTCTCGACTCGGCCATCGGGATGCACGAGCGTCATCTCGCCGAAATTGTGCACCGCCACGCAGACATGATTCGGCAACACCCGCACCTGATCACCAACCCTGGGCCGCCATTCGGTCTGCGAGAGGTCGAGCACGCCATGCTCCTCCGAGAGCCGTACCACCGGGACTTCCGGTCGGTCCAGCACGCAGGCAAAGCCGTCTGCCTCGCCGCCGCGCATTGGCTCGCGGCCCAGCGCCTTCACGCCGGCATCGACGACTGCCTGCCCAGGGACCGCCGTGCTCACCACAGTGGCCAGAATGGTTGCTGCGCACTCATCCAACCCGCAGACGCCACCCACCGCGGAGGTGCGGTCGAAATAGACCGCCGTACCCGCCCGCAGCTCGGTCAGCCCCGCGATCTCGTGCGACCGCCAGAGCAGCGGCGTCGAGCCTGCCGAGATGGTGTGCACCACCAACCCCGACGCCTCGGCACCGGCCCGCAATGCAGCCACCATCACTGAGAGCCGCACCAACTCGGCATCCACCTCCGGTCCCGCACTCCGGAGCTGGCCCGGATAGAATCCAAAGCCGGCAAAGGTGAGGCCCGGAAGCGCAGCGACGGCGCGCGCCAATTCCACCGCCGGCTCAACGCCCACCACGCCGGTGCGCCGCATCCCGGCGTCTACTTCAACCAGCACGCGCGCGAGGCCCGCCACCGTGGCAAGTGCCTCGGACAACCCACCCGCTGCAAGCTGTCGCGCGGCCACCTGAGCCGACTTGTGGGTCTTCACATGCGGCCGCCACGTCAGGCCGTGGTCCGCCGCATACGCCGCCACGCGGGCACAGTTGCGATCCACCTGCGCGAGGTCGATCACCAGGGCGGGCGTGGCCAGGCTGGAAAGGTCTGTCACGGGGGAGGCAACTCCTTGCGATTGTTGGCACGGTCACGGTCGAGCAGGCGTCGTTCCGGGTCGAGTACCAGCTGGACCACGCCCGGCAATCTGGGCAGTGTAACGGTGCCCACGCCATCACGCGCCGCGACCGTGCCCCGCCACTGGACGCTTCCCGCCGCATCGAGCCCCGCCATGGTGATCAGCGCCGAGGCGCCGGCGGCCTCCATCGGGAGGGTCGCATCGCCCTGCCGTGTCGCGCCTACCGTCACCAGATACCCCTGGGGCGCCGGGGTGATCGCCTCGAGTGCCACGTCCCACACCGCGCGCCCGCCGAACCACTCCACGATGGCCGCGGAATCGGCCGGCGCGCGCGCATGCGCAAGCAGGGCGCTCCGCAGTACCGGCGCCGTGGCCACCCCACCCGAGCCGCGATGCTTCGCGATCACCGCCCGCAACGCGGCATCAACGCCCGAGTCCCCCAATGCCGCACGCAGCGCGTGCATCATGAGACTTCCCTTCCCGTAGTAGAGCCAGGGCTCGTCGGTCAGCCGCTCGAGCGCTGGCTCTTGGGCACCGGCATCGGCACGCCCGACGAGGTAACGATCCTCGTCATAGGCGAGGATGGCATCCACACCGGCCGCGCCGTGGACCGATCGCACCACCACCTGCTCGGCATCCTTCGCCAGCGATTCCACCAGCAGGAGGCTCCCTTCGGCCTGCGGTGGCTCGACGCTGTGCCCCCACCATTGATGCGCGACCTCATGCGCCACGCGCCGCAGCAGCAGGTCAACCCCACCTGGACGCTCGTCGAGCAGGAAGCCGCGATGCTCCGGAAAGAGCACCATGCCGCGGAGCGCAAAGGCCCCGAAGCCCGACC
Proteins encoded in this window:
- a CDS encoding PD40 domain-containing protein, which translates into the protein MLIIRTLGGLSVARDSTVMTGAAAQRRRLAILALLARGGERGVAREKIIALLWPDHDEEHARRTLNQALYALRRDLGDDDVITGQQTLLLDPERITADTILLEQALQENRAEDAASLYTGPFLDGVVLDDADEFNRWVDAERSALHHRHAAMLEGLATAADARDDHAAAVAWWRRLAAAEPLSARVTIGLMKSLAASGDRQGAVQHARVHAMLLEQELDAPPDQSVADFAERLRTDRTPTIAAPELAPPTAVALPPHIEAAVEVHHATPATTALPLPRRRRWPAVVIGIALLGTTVWLLRDRLFGSGPHVVTGRTTHITADATLELDPDLSPDGTMIAYAAGQAGNTRIYVRQMAGGRPIEVATDLPGPLRTPRWSPDGQTLAIGGRDAIYGVPALGGATRVLIAFDSVRGAPHSPAWSPNKRSLAYIRENRLMIRTVPIGRERLVTTLDDPHTIAFSPDSRWIAVVSGNAAFTLGSRAPATLGANLGNRAPSTIYVLPVRVNSGAPVAITARDHLAVSPVWAPDARHLLFLSDADGSRDVWMAEMSTKGQLVAPAARLTTGLGAHSMALSRDGATLAYSLFRQSSNIWTAAIDGGPISVRAATPVTSGTQLIEGIALSPDGQRLAFDSDRDGTQDLWQVAASGGEASKLGGTTFDDFLPTWSPDGLELAYHVFRRGVRQISIMPATGGVSHPVTLDSVDTRDPAWSPDGASLLVSRWVGDRYELFLTTRGSDRQWGPPTQLTRTGGQSGRWSPDGREIAYLAPQDSNALLVMPAAGGTSRTLVRGTGAAERPFPATIQWHRDGRSVI
- a CDS encoding nuclear transport factor 2 family protein, with translation MPIRATAAALLLFILPASLPAQQPAPEALVKALVSADRSFSETAKVRGCGAVLAEMFAPDVTIPAGPRGVLQGRDSVLALYAASPGFATAKCSWIPMRGGLSADGTQGFTYGAMTQANADGTSLPFRYLAYWVKGTRGWQVAVYKRLRAPVPVMPTTMRMAAIPPAYIAPRTDAAAQRAIEESLAEAERTFSREAQTMGLGPAFIKHGSADAMNLGSQADSAFTFGAEAIGTKLGDGDTSKTSPVSWGPDRVIAASSGDLGVTIGMIYPNAPAADGSKAKGFPFFTVWRRAGPGQPWRYVAE
- a CDS encoding PAS domain S-box protein, with the protein product MTTPVHIPTTPDQLAEHRFFELSIDMLCFARFDGFFQHLNPAWERTLGYSIAELQSRPMIEFVHPDDRERTLAQNREVRAGGHAVHFENRYRCADGSYKWLVWNAIADVDKQTIYSVARDITRRKAAEEERDRLVVELQAALAEVRTLQAILPVCSYCKKVRDDENYWHSVEGYIQTHTDTQFSHGICPSCYEIEVEPALVPEDRA
- a CDS encoding TetR/AcrR family transcriptional regulator; this translates as MAAQRPYHHGNLRDAVLAAARTMVSTEGTTGLSLRALARQVGVSHPAIYSHFADRQALLAELSTEALLALGRSQRHALAKSTTSLDGVVRLGAAYFRFGVADPGRLRLAFAPEFAQSAGFPALRAAADSAEAPVLEAVTRAANDGLLPHDEIRQRALAQWALVHGFTILAIDGRLTEGRLSVSGAGFASLQRALAVSVRLLYGTQPS
- a CDS encoding alpha/beta fold hydrolase; amino-acid sequence: MSLARTPPAPEGRAPRPTARGRALVVAIVGLALAGCRTEPPRATTVIGTTPGGLTMQPCMHRDSIPAECGTLTVPERRDVAGSRLIAIPVIRIRARGATPGLPIFFLNGGPGGTNQRTRPPEWSRDTHDFVLVGFRGVDGSERLACPEFEQSLATSIGDLLSARAIADRRAATDRCASRLRRDGVDLVGYTMHEVVDDMDAAREALGIDRLLLYSESYGTRLAQIYAHRHREHVARSVMVGVNPPGRFIWEAAQLDTVLLEYGRLCTQDPACRANTPDLPAAVSRVVHDMPTRWGPFPIHRGVVLLAAFQLLFSQESAPLVLDAFVDADQGDASGLAALSLVAGYQLTQFDLVFGDMFAKGSVDFDSVRGRPEAFDPPGSIMGAPMSSVFWTAVTASGGWPIVRPADHAATTPASDVETLLIGGTLDVSTPAVYARRELLPQLSRGHQVIFRNAGHNDLWEFQGDAYARLVGGFFASGAVDTTGFASQSISLHGTWTLALLAKLVVAAGVLLLATLAFGGWKLSRRLRRT
- a CDS encoding alanine racemase — its product is MTDLSSLATPALVIDLAQVDRNCARVAAYAADHGLTWRPHVKTHKSAQVAARQLAAGGLSEALATVAGLARVLVEVDAGMRRTGVVGVEPAVELARAVAALPGLTFAGFGFYPGQLRSAGPEVDAELVRLSVMVAALRAGAEASGLVVHTISAGSTPLLWRSHEIAGLTELRAGTAVYFDRTSAVGGVCGLDECAATILATVVSTAVPGQAVVDAGVKALGREPMRGGEADGFACVLDRPEVPVVRLSEEHGVLDLSQTEWRPRVGDQVRVLPNHVCVAVHNFGEMTLVHPDGRVETSAVEARGRG